The Euzebyales bacterium genome has a window encoding:
- the pepN gene encoding aminopeptidase N, whose amino-acid sequence MSDDNILGRDEAAARARLLGDVAYDVDLDLGDGRGDTFTSATRARFSCSTPGASTFIDLTATRLRSVTLNGVDVPAEAFDGNRLTLRGLAATNELIVHADCAFQRTGTGLHRFVDPTDDAVYLHTQFEPFDAHLVYACFDQPDLKARFRLTVRAPRDWTVISNEPVASREPASHTADDVDIWRFDVTPPLSTYVTAMVAGPLHVVHAPDADVPMALYCRASLAEHLEPDEMFEITRAGMAFYADAFGLAYPFSKYDQLFVPEFNFGAMENAGCVTFSENYLFRSRVTDAARMSRAATILHELAHMWFGDLVTMRWWGDLWLNESFATYISFWALTEATRFTDAWVQFVNQNVTWSFRQDQLPTTHPIVADAPDTDTAIHNFDGITYAKGGLVLRQLVAWVGTDAFLSGLRDYFARHAWGNATLADFLTALEKTSGRSMDRWAQQWLTTTGLTTLELTTTTDRDGRYDDAVLVQHPSTGDDVLPRDMRVAIGRYGSNADDIVRRETIDLDVTTARTPVEALLGRTAADLTLLNDGLRNYVKVRLDDRSLETLLGGMSNIAEPLTRAHAWLLAWDLVRDAHLPARRYVQLVADHAVGETQTDTLRRLTMQAIAAIDRYGDPGNRQAARTVLARASVDALDAAEPGSDLQLVWARCRMAVGDPSWTRTVLDGRDVPDGLVVDHDLRWHAAITLAARGQFGADEIEAVRADDPTDEGSRRAATALAARPLASAKQQAWTRARDRDLPLAMRRSICAGFHRYDQPDLLTPFVDRFVDVLPDLWRNRVRQESLDLTEGLFPLAVASEATLEAAGGALATPGLPEPARRILREQIDELRRTLRARAADRD is encoded by the coding sequence ATGAGCGACGACAACATCCTGGGACGTGACGAGGCCGCAGCGCGCGCGCGGCTGCTGGGGGACGTCGCCTATGACGTCGACCTCGACCTGGGCGACGGTCGTGGCGACACGTTCACGTCGGCGACGCGGGCGCGCTTCTCGTGCTCGACGCCCGGTGCATCGACGTTCATCGACCTGACGGCCACGCGGCTGCGGTCGGTCACCCTGAACGGCGTGGACGTGCCGGCCGAGGCCTTCGACGGCAACCGCCTGACCCTGCGCGGCCTGGCGGCCACGAACGAGCTCATCGTGCACGCCGACTGCGCGTTCCAGCGCACCGGCACAGGCCTGCACCGCTTCGTGGACCCGACGGACGACGCCGTCTACCTGCACACCCAGTTCGAGCCGTTCGACGCGCACCTGGTCTACGCGTGCTTCGACCAGCCCGATCTCAAGGCACGGTTCCGTCTGACGGTCCGCGCACCCCGGGACTGGACGGTGATCAGCAACGAGCCGGTGGCCTCGCGTGAGCCGGCGTCGCACACGGCGGACGACGTGGACATCTGGCGGTTCGACGTCACGCCGCCGCTGTCGACCTACGTGACGGCGATGGTCGCGGGCCCCCTGCACGTCGTCCACGCGCCCGACGCGGACGTGCCGATGGCGCTGTACTGCCGCGCGTCGCTGGCCGAGCACCTCGAGCCCGACGAGATGTTCGAGATCACGCGGGCGGGCATGGCGTTCTACGCCGACGCCTTCGGACTGGCGTACCCGTTCTCGAAGTACGACCAGCTCTTCGTACCCGAGTTCAACTTCGGCGCGATGGAGAACGCCGGCTGCGTCACATTCAGCGAGAACTACCTGTTCCGGTCACGCGTGACCGACGCCGCCCGCATGTCGCGCGCCGCGACGATCCTGCACGAGCTCGCGCACATGTGGTTCGGCGACCTCGTGACGATGCGGTGGTGGGGCGACCTCTGGCTCAACGAGAGCTTCGCCACGTACATCTCGTTCTGGGCGTTGACGGAGGCGACGCGGTTCACCGACGCGTGGGTGCAGTTCGTCAACCAGAACGTCACCTGGTCGTTCCGTCAGGACCAGCTGCCCACGACCCACCCCATCGTCGCGGACGCCCCCGACACCGACACGGCGATCCACAACTTCGACGGCATCACCTACGCCAAGGGCGGGCTCGTCCTGCGACAGCTGGTTGCCTGGGTCGGCACCGACGCGTTCCTCAGCGGGCTGCGCGACTACTTCGCGCGGCACGCCTGGGGCAACGCGACGCTCGCCGACTTCCTCACCGCGCTGGAAAAGACGTCCGGTCGCAGCATGGACCGCTGGGCCCAGCAGTGGCTGACGACCACCGGGCTGACGACGCTCGAACTGACCACGACCACCGACCGGGACGGGCGGTACGACGACGCCGTGCTCGTGCAGCACCCGTCGACCGGGGACGATGTGCTGCCGCGCGACATGCGGGTGGCGATCGGCCGCTACGGCAGCAACGCGGACGACATCGTCCGACGCGAGACCATCGACCTCGATGTGACGACGGCCCGGACACCCGTCGAGGCGTTGCTCGGTCGCACAGCGGCCGACCTCACGCTGCTCAACGACGGACTGCGCAACTACGTCAAGGTGCGGCTGGACGACCGATCGCTCGAGACGCTGCTGGGCGGCATGTCGAACATCGCCGAGCCGCTGACGCGCGCGCACGCCTGGCTGCTGGCGTGGGATCTCGTGCGTGACGCGCACCTCCCGGCGCGCCGCTACGTGCAACTCGTGGCCGACCACGCGGTCGGTGAGACCCAGACCGACACGTTGCGGCGATTGACGATGCAGGCGATCGCGGCGATCGACCGCTACGGCGATCCGGGCAACCGGCAGGCGGCGCGGACCGTGCTCGCACGCGCATCCGTCGACGCCCTCGACGCCGCCGAACCCGGCTCGGATCTCCAGCTCGTGTGGGCCAGGTGCCGCATGGCGGTGGGCGATCCGTCGTGGACGCGCACCGTGCTCGACGGCCGCGACGTGCCGGACGGCCTTGTCGTCGACCACGACCTGCGCTGGCACGCCGCGATCACGCTCGCCGCACGGGGTCAGTTCGGCGCCGACGAGATCGAGGCCGTCCGCGCGGACGACCCGACCGACGAGGGATCCCGTAGGGCCGCGACGGCGCTCGCCGCGCGCCCGCTCGCGTCGGCGAAGCAGCAGGCATGGACACGCGCACGTGACCGCGACCTGCCGCTCGCGATGCGACGTTCGATCTGCGCGGGCTTCCACCGGTACGACCAGCCGGACCTGCTCACACCGTTTGTCGACCGGTTCGTCGACGTACTGCCCGACCTGTGGCGCAACCGGGTCCGCCAGGAGTCGCTCGACCTGACCGAGGGCCTGTTTCCTCTCGCGGTGGCGTCCGAGGCGACGCTCGAGGCCGCCGGCGGTGCGCTGGCGACGCCGGGGCTGCCCGAGCCCGCCCGCCGGATCCTGCGCGAGCAGATCGACGAGTTGCGCCGCACGTTGCGCGCGAGGGCCGCCGACCGGGACTGA
- a CDS encoding beta-propeller domain-containing protein, whose translation MGRSPRNATLRRFAGALLALALGATACTPPSTDDTDGAAGGSSGDAITLARFASCDAFAAEVQRRALVDVSPYGLESPAFATGATDAVALEAGDAGAAPTAGQDFSGTNVQEEGVDEPDVVKTDGRFVYSVADGVLRIVDVRGARPEVAAILRASDGVPRELLLHGTRLLLLGDDAKAPPPPPGADPQLSEPADVGVLPLPPLAVRTRMWAVDVGAPSDPRITSTMAVDGTLVTSRAVDGTARIVLRSTPLPEALVMPGGGAPDAERAVAINRQRIRDAAAAEWLPHATVDDAPPEPLVTCTAVHRSSQGAGTGIVSVLSVELDRPELATDRVDAVLGAAETVYADRDSLYVTTSRWPQILPVEPLPVEPLPVEPVPVEPVPVEPVPVEPVPVEPVPGEPV comes from the coding sequence ATGGGACGATCTCCACGCAACGCGACGCTCCGGCGGTTCGCCGGCGCGCTCCTCGCGCTGGCGCTCGGCGCGACCGCGTGCACGCCGCCGTCGACCGACGACACCGATGGGGCGGCGGGCGGCAGCTCCGGCGACGCAATCACCTTGGCCCGCTTCGCCAGCTGCGACGCCTTCGCGGCGGAGGTGCAGCGCCGGGCGTTGGTGGACGTGTCGCCGTACGGCCTGGAGTCACCGGCGTTCGCGACCGGCGCGACCGACGCCGTGGCACTCGAGGCGGGCGACGCCGGAGCCGCGCCGACCGCCGGTCAGGACTTCTCGGGCACGAACGTGCAGGAGGAGGGCGTCGACGAACCCGACGTCGTCAAGACCGACGGTCGGTTCGTCTACTCCGTGGCCGATGGGGTGCTGCGCATCGTCGACGTGCGCGGAGCGCGACCCGAGGTCGCGGCGATCCTGCGTGCCAGCGACGGTGTTCCGCGCGAACTGCTGCTGCACGGCACGCGGCTGCTGCTGCTCGGCGACGACGCGAAGGCACCCCCGCCACCGCCGGGCGCCGACCCCCAGCTGTCCGAGCCCGCCGACGTCGGCGTCCTGCCACTGCCTCCGCTCGCCGTGCGCACGCGCATGTGGGCGGTCGATGTGGGTGCGCCGTCGGATCCGCGCATCACGTCGACGATGGCCGTGGACGGCACGCTCGTCACGTCCCGGGCCGTCGACGGCACCGCGCGGATCGTGCTGCGGTCGACACCGCTGCCGGAGGCGCTGGTCATGCCGGGCGGCGGGGCGCCGGACGCCGAGCGCGCCGTGGCCATCAACCGGCAGCGGATCCGGGACGCGGCCGCGGCCGAGTGGCTGCCCCACGCGACGGTCGACGACGCGCCACCGGAGCCGCTGGTGACGTGCACGGCGGTCCACCGATCGTCACAGGGCGCCGGCACGGGCATCGTCTCCGTGCTGTCGGTGGAACTGGATCGGCCCGAGCTGGCGACGGATCGCGTCGATGCGGTGCTCGGCGCGGCCGAGACCGTCTACGCCGACCGCGACAGCCTGTACGTGACCACGAGCCGCTGGCCGCAGATCCTGCCCGTCGAACCGTTGCCCGTCGAACCGTTGCCGGTCGAGCCCGTGCCGGTCGAGCCCGTGCCGGTCGAGCCCGTGCCGGTCGAGCCCGTGCCGGTCGAGCCCGTGCCGGGCGAGCCCGTG